Proteins encoded by one window of Homoserinimonas aerilata:
- the pyrH gene encoding UMP kinase, with product MTSVTGKRRVLLKLSGESFGGGQLGVNPDVVSGLAREIAEAAVDVEVAIVVGGGNFFRGAELSQRGMDRGRADYMGMLGTVMNALALQDFLEQAGAATRVQSAISMTQVAEPYIPRRAERHLEKGRVVIFGAGAGLPYFSTDTVAAQRALEIGADVVLVAKNGVDGVYDDDPRKNSDASKLEKVTYQEALVQGLKVVDSTAFSLCMDNGMPMVVFGMEPGGNVASAIRGESIGTLVSN from the coding sequence ATGACATCAGTGACCGGTAAGCGGAGGGTGCTTCTCAAGCTCTCGGGTGAGTCGTTCGGCGGCGGGCAGCTGGGCGTCAACCCCGATGTGGTGAGCGGGCTCGCTCGCGAGATCGCCGAGGCGGCGGTCGACGTCGAGGTCGCGATCGTCGTCGGTGGCGGCAACTTCTTCCGCGGGGCAGAGCTCAGCCAGCGCGGCATGGATCGCGGCCGCGCCGACTACATGGGAATGCTCGGCACTGTCATGAACGCGCTCGCGCTGCAGGACTTCCTGGAGCAGGCGGGTGCAGCGACGCGGGTGCAGTCGGCAATTTCGATGACCCAGGTCGCCGAGCCGTACATCCCTCGCCGTGCGGAGCGTCACCTCGAGAAGGGCCGCGTCGTCATCTTCGGTGCCGGCGCCGGCCTGCCCTATTTCTCCACGGACACGGTTGCGGCGCAGCGCGCGCTCGAGATCGGTGCGGATGTCGTGCTCGTCGCGAAGAACGGGGTCGACGGCGTCTACGACGATGACCCCCGCAAGAATTCGGATGCTTCAAAGCTGGAGAAGGTCACCTACCAGGAGGCGCTCGTGCAGGGCCTCAAGGTTGTCGACTCGACGGCCTTCAGTCTCTGCATGGACAATGGGATGCCCATGGTCGTCTTCGGCATGGAGCCGGGCGGCAACGTGGCGTCCGCGATTCGTGGCGAGAGCATCGGCACGCTCGTCAGCAACTGA
- the frr gene encoding ribosome recycling factor, whose translation MISDVLAEARDKMNRSVEAAKDDFGNVRTGRANPALFQKVLVDYYGTPTPLGQLSTMSNPEARMLIITPFDKSALKEIEKALTAAQHLGASVGNDGTIIRAILPELTEDRRKEYVKLVKSKGEDARVALRNVRRKAKDELDALKGEIGDDELARAEKELDAITKSHTDAIDDALKKKEAELLEV comes from the coding sequence GTGATCAGCGACGTTTTGGCCGAAGCCAGAGACAAGATGAACAGGTCGGTTGAGGCCGCTAAGGACGATTTCGGGAATGTGCGCACCGGGCGCGCCAATCCGGCGCTGTTCCAGAAGGTTCTCGTTGACTATTACGGCACGCCGACGCCGCTCGGTCAGTTGTCGACGATGAGCAATCCCGAGGCGCGGATGCTCATCATCACGCCGTTCGACAAGTCGGCTCTCAAGGAGATCGAGAAGGCGCTCACCGCTGCGCAGCATCTGGGGGCCAGCGTCGGCAACGACGGCACGATCATCCGGGCCATCCTGCCGGAGCTCACGGAGGATCGTCGCAAGGAGTACGTGAAGCTCGTGAAGAGCAAGGGCGAGGATGCGCGTGTGGCGCTGCGCAACGTCCGCCGCAAGGCAAAGGACGAGCTCGATGCGCTCAAGGGCGAGATCGGCGACGACGAACTGGCCCGTGCCGAGAAGGAACTCGACGCGATCACGAAGTCGCACACGGATGCGATCGACGACGCACTCAAGAAAAAGGAAGCCGAGCTGCTCGAGGTCTAG
- a CDS encoding phosphatidate cytidylyltransferase, with protein sequence MAESPDGSRGASRWGRRRRKREELEAFAHQTADELKAQFEEARAQFEATNEKIEAKAGRNLFAAVGIGLGLGALMLLSLIVVKELFMLFAGALVAFTAFELASALRFAGRNVPRLPTVLAALATVPAAFYLGADGKWFVSLAGIAFVALWRVAELVRPSHRGTALELWKDVAAGTLVQVYVPFLAGFAVLLTAQDGGEWWTLAFIVIVVAIDVGAYASGVSFGRHKMAPHISPGKTWEGFAGGVAAALLAGILLSTLMLGKPWWLGVVFGLTMVFTATVGDLIESLIKRDLGIKDISTWLPGHGGFLDRLDSILPSAAAAYVLFHLFA encoded by the coding sequence ATGGCTGAGTCGCCGGATGGTTCGAGGGGTGCGTCCCGCTGGGGGCGTCGCAGGCGAAAGCGTGAGGAGCTTGAGGCTTTCGCGCACCAGACCGCTGATGAGCTCAAGGCGCAGTTCGAGGAGGCTCGGGCTCAGTTCGAGGCCACGAACGAGAAGATAGAGGCCAAGGCGGGGCGCAACCTGTTTGCCGCTGTGGGCATCGGTCTGGGCCTTGGCGCGCTCATGCTGCTCAGCCTCATCGTCGTCAAGGAGCTGTTCATGCTCTTCGCCGGCGCGCTTGTCGCGTTCACGGCGTTCGAGTTGGCGAGCGCACTGCGCTTCGCGGGTCGCAATGTGCCGCGGCTGCCGACGGTGCTGGCTGCGTTGGCCACGGTTCCTGCGGCGTTCTATCTGGGTGCGGATGGCAAATGGTTCGTCTCGCTTGCGGGCATCGCCTTTGTCGCGTTGTGGCGTGTGGCCGAGCTGGTGCGCCCGAGTCATCGCGGCACCGCGCTGGAGCTGTGGAAGGACGTGGCTGCGGGAACCCTCGTGCAAGTCTATGTGCCGTTCCTGGCGGGCTTCGCCGTTCTCCTGACCGCTCAGGACGGCGGCGAGTGGTGGACTCTCGCGTTCATCGTCATCGTCGTCGCGATCGATGTGGGCGCCTATGCGAGCGGCGTGAGCTTCGGGCGCCACAAGATGGCCCCGCACATCAGCCCGGGCAAGACCTGGGAGGGCTTCGCCGGGGGAGTGGCTGCCGCGCTTCTCGCGGGCATCCTGCTGTCGACGCTGATGCTGGGCAAGCCGTGGTGGCTCGGTGTGGTGTTCGGTCTGACGATGGTCTTCACGGCGACGGTCGGTGATCTGATCGAGTCGCTCATCAAGCGCGATCTGGGCATCAAGGACATCAGCACCTGGCTTCCGGGGCATGGCGGCTTCCTCGACCGCCTCGATTCGATCCTGCCCAGTGCGGCGGCGGCTTACGTGTTGTTCCACCTCTTCGCCTGA
- a CDS encoding DivIVA domain-containing protein: protein MSTTFPKTRPSRKGYSIEQVEDFLEDARRAYTAERGEVSVVDAATIRRTSFALQKGGYAPEHVDAALERLEDAFATRERERLIAQQGEDALVARMRDTAQQIVNRIARPKGNRFERVSLLAKGYDRAQVDALADRIAGHLQSDAPLEVAEVRTAAFHPRRGGYRESQVDLLLDDVIDVLLAVG from the coding sequence GTGAGCACAACTTTTCCGAAGACCCGGCCCTCCCGCAAGGGGTACAGCATCGAGCAGGTCGAGGACTTCCTCGAGGATGCGCGACGCGCGTACACGGCTGAGCGTGGCGAGGTCTCGGTGGTCGATGCGGCGACGATCCGTCGTACCTCCTTCGCCCTGCAGAAGGGCGGCTACGCACCGGAGCATGTGGATGCTGCTCTTGAGCGTCTGGAGGATGCGTTCGCGACGCGTGAACGCGAGCGCCTCATCGCGCAGCAGGGTGAGGACGCGCTGGTGGCGCGCATGCGGGATACCGCCCAGCAGATCGTGAACCGGATCGCGCGTCCGAAGGGCAACAGATTCGAGCGGGTGAGTCTGCTCGCCAAGGGTTACGACCGGGCCCAGGTGGATGCTCTCGCCGATCGAATCGCAGGGCATCTGCAGTCCGATGCTCCGCTGGAGGTCGCAGAGGTTCGCACGGCGGCATTCCATCCTCGCCGCGGCGGCTACCGCGAGTCTCAGGTCGATCTGCTTCTGGATGATGTGATCGACGTTCTTCTGGCGGTCGGATGA
- a CDS encoding lytic transglycosylase domain-containing protein translates to MTPARRALPRRAALSGGHGRTVLQLFAFTAAAAVMLVSVVAPNALPQQAAAEASDVPASADVTQSLLISSSASVVEFTRDSYEASKPVPVVTTHAAPAAGVPDPGSAQAIAYSLLQDRGWGDDQFNCLVALWNKESGWNVYAHNRSSGAYGIPQALPGTKMASVAGDWATNPATQIIWGLGYIGGRYGTPCDAYGFSQIKGWY, encoded by the coding sequence GTGACCCCGGCGCGGCGCGCCCTGCCTCGTCGGGCGGCGCTCTCCGGCGGTCATGGTCGTACCGTCCTCCAACTCTTCGCATTCACGGCTGCGGCCGCGGTGATGCTCGTCTCTGTCGTTGCCCCGAACGCGCTGCCTCAGCAGGCTGCTGCTGAGGCTTCGGATGTTCCGGCGTCGGCTGATGTGACGCAGTCGCTTCTGATCTCGTCGAGCGCTTCGGTGGTCGAGTTCACCCGTGACAGTTATGAGGCGTCGAAGCCCGTTCCTGTGGTGACGACGCATGCGGCTCCCGCTGCTGGTGTCCCCGATCCGGGTTCGGCGCAGGCCATCGCCTACAGCCTGCTGCAGGACCGCGGTTGGGGCGACGATCAGTTCAACTGCCTTGTCGCGCTCTGGAACAAGGAGTCGGGCTGGAACGTCTACGCCCACAACCGTTCGAGCGGTGCCTATGGCATCCCGCAGGCGCTTCCCGGCACGAAGATGGCTTCGGTCGCGGGCGACTGGGCCACGAACCCGGCGACGCAGATCATCTGGGGCCTGGGCTACATCGGGGGCCGCTACGGCACCCCGTGCGACGCTTACGGCTTCAGCCAGATCAAGGGCTGGTACTGA
- a CDS encoding alpha/beta hydrolase has translation MSETPAQDASATAGETEAGVEIRAAVELPARRENIELRTADGLTLVGELSLPLEKAPVATMLALHPLPTAGGFMDSHVIRKAAARLPALADMAMLRFNFRGVSSPRGTSEGEFGDGVDERLDLAAAVDFVAQRGLPVPWLVGWSFGTEVALKHGLAHELPGAILLSPPLRRTTDAELAAWAGSGRRLVAVVPELDDFLRPAEAAERFAAVPETEFVAVEGGRHLWVGEQQTRRVLSEIVARLNPAALPLPTRWTGPLA, from the coding sequence ATGTCAGAGACACCAGCGCAGGATGCTTCGGCGACAGCCGGCGAGACGGAGGCCGGAGTCGAGATCCGTGCGGCCGTGGAGCTTCCGGCCCGCCGCGAGAACATCGAGCTGCGCACCGCCGACGGGCTCACCCTTGTGGGGGAGCTCTCCCTGCCGCTCGAGAAGGCGCCGGTCGCGACGATGCTGGCCCTGCACCCGCTGCCGACGGCGGGCGGCTTCATGGACTCGCATGTGATCCGCAAGGCGGCCGCGCGGCTGCCGGCTCTCGCAGACATGGCCATGCTGCGCTTCAACTTCCGTGGCGTGAGCTCGCCGCGCGGTACCTCCGAGGGCGAGTTCGGCGACGGCGTCGATGAGCGCCTCGACCTCGCGGCGGCCGTCGACTTCGTGGCGCAGAGGGGCCTGCCCGTGCCGTGGCTCGTGGGCTGGTCGTTCGGCACCGAGGTCGCCCTCAAGCACGGCCTCGCACACGAACTGCCTGGCGCCATCCTGTTGTCTCCGCCGCTGCGCCGGACTACGGATGCTGAGCTTGCCGCGTGGGCGGGCAGCGGTCGTCGTCTTGTCGCCGTCGTGCCGGAGCTCGATGACTTCCTGCGGCCGGCAGAGGCGGCGGAGCGTTTCGCGGCCGTGCCGGAGACGGAGTTCGTGGCGGTCGAGGGCGGCCGGCACCTGTGGGTGGGGGAGCAGCAGACGCGCCGTGTGCTCAGCGAGATCGTCGCGCGTCTGAACCCGGCTGCCCTTCCGTTGCCGACGCGCTGGACGGGCCCGCTCGCCTAG
- a CDS encoding AI-2E family transporter, giving the protein MKIQNAFRLGLFGGLGVILAIAIGAAVGNLAAILTYIGAALFIALGLDPLISFLEKHHFPRWLATLTVLIGVLAAFTGLVFALIPVITEQVGKLVAQVQEIIVQAQSGDLDLTEYLQDLFPDLKVSVILDQLSTWVAGLDFFSIGGGVLQAGINIATAAFGGVIILILTLYFVSSLQSMKRGVYQLVPASKRARFIDIAEQITDSVGRYVVGQATLAFINGVLSFIFLSIIGAQYSVLLAFIAFLFSLVPLVGTLTGSTLIVLSVLLFNGWPTVLIAAIYYLIYMQIEAYVINPRIMNRAVKVPGVIVVIAALVGGNLLGVLGALVAIPVAASVLIIVKQVFIPRQNEL; this is encoded by the coding sequence ATGAAGATCCAGAACGCATTCCGGCTGGGGCTGTTCGGTGGGCTCGGAGTCATCCTCGCCATCGCCATCGGTGCCGCCGTCGGCAACCTGGCAGCGATCCTCACGTACATCGGTGCCGCGCTGTTCATCGCACTCGGCCTCGACCCGCTCATCTCCTTCCTCGAGAAGCACCACTTTCCGCGCTGGCTCGCCACACTCACCGTGCTCATCGGGGTGCTCGCGGCGTTCACCGGCCTCGTGTTCGCCCTCATCCCAGTCATCACGGAACAGGTGGGCAAGCTCGTCGCCCAGGTGCAGGAGATCATCGTGCAGGCGCAGTCCGGTGACCTCGACCTCACCGAGTACCTGCAGGATCTGTTCCCAGATCTCAAGGTGTCGGTCATCCTCGACCAGCTCTCCACCTGGGTCGCCGGCCTCGACTTCTTCAGCATCGGCGGCGGCGTGCTCCAGGCGGGCATCAACATCGCCACCGCAGCGTTCGGCGGCGTCATCATCCTCATCCTGACCCTGTACTTCGTGTCATCGCTGCAGAGCATGAAGCGCGGGGTCTACCAGCTCGTCCCCGCCTCCAAGCGGGCGCGCTTCATCGACATCGCCGAGCAGATCACCGACTCCGTCGGACGCTACGTCGTCGGCCAGGCGACGCTCGCCTTCATCAACGGTGTGCTCAGCTTCATCTTCCTGTCGATCATCGGCGCCCAGTACTCGGTGCTGCTCGCCTTCATCGCCTTCCTGTTCAGCCTCGTTCCGCTCGTCGGAACCCTCACCGGCTCGACACTCATCGTGCTCAGCGTGCTGCTGTTCAACGGATGGCCGACCGTACTCATCGCCGCCATCTACTACCTGATCTACATGCAGATCGAGGCATACGTGATCAACCCGCGCATCATGAACCGCGCGGTGAAGGTGCCCGGCGTGATCGTCGTCATCGCCGCCCTCGTCGGAGGAAACCTGCTCGGGGTTCTTGGAGCGCTCGTCGCCATCCCCGTCGCGGCATCCGTGCTCATCATCGTCAAGCAGGTCTTCATCCCCCGCCAGAACGAACTCTGA
- a CDS encoding tetratricopeptide repeat protein has protein sequence MSMIPPSASTLRGAVDLSGLVQRAAQPAASAAPATGAANGAQQASGPIPVPSLVVDSDDAAFTGLLELSNTVPIIVEFHAGQAWAGIAAAVRSYGGRLLLASVDATRSPQLQQAFSVAAVPTVAAVIGGRPLALFEGEIADDQLRQMLDQVLTLAAQNGVTGTVTVDGEEGEPAEPVEEPLPPHHQEAYDAIDRGDYPAAIAAYQTAIAQDPRDQLAVAGLAQVSLLNRLSGKTAAEIRTAAGDAPGDIEAQLAVADLDVSGGHLEDAFGRLLDLFPSLDAEAKNGVRTRLLEYFEIAGVEDPRVVAARRRLTTLLF, from the coding sequence ATGAGCATGATCCCCCCATCCGCATCCACCCTTCGCGGTGCCGTCGACCTGTCGGGCCTCGTGCAGCGCGCGGCTCAGCCTGCGGCCTCTGCGGCCCCCGCCACCGGCGCCGCGAACGGCGCGCAGCAGGCATCCGGCCCCATCCCGGTGCCCTCGCTCGTCGTCGACAGCGACGACGCCGCCTTCACGGGGCTGCTCGAGCTCTCGAACACGGTGCCGATCATCGTCGAGTTCCATGCGGGGCAGGCGTGGGCCGGAATCGCCGCAGCAGTGCGCTCGTACGGCGGCCGCCTGCTGCTCGCGAGCGTCGACGCCACCCGCAGCCCGCAGCTGCAGCAGGCCTTCTCCGTCGCCGCGGTGCCGACCGTCGCCGCCGTCATCGGCGGGCGACCCCTGGCGCTGTTCGAGGGGGAGATCGCCGACGACCAGCTGCGTCAGATGCTCGACCAGGTGCTCACGCTTGCCGCGCAGAACGGCGTCACCGGTACCGTGACGGTCGACGGCGAGGAGGGTGAGCCCGCCGAGCCCGTCGAGGAGCCACTCCCGCCGCACCACCAGGAGGCGTACGACGCGATCGATCGCGGCGACTACCCGGCCGCCATCGCCGCCTACCAGACGGCGATCGCGCAGGATCCCCGAGACCAGCTGGCCGTGGCGGGCCTCGCCCAGGTCTCGCTGCTGAACCGGCTCTCCGGCAAGACGGCCGCCGAGATCCGCACTGCAGCGGGCGACGCCCCCGGCGACATCGAGGCGCAACTCGCGGTCGCCGACCTGGACGTGTCGGGCGGTCACCTCGAGGACGCGTTCGGGCGGCTGCTCGACCTGTTCCCGTCGCTTGACGCGGAGGCGAAGAACGGCGTGCGCACGCGCCTGCTCGAGTACTTCGAGATTGCCGGCGTCGAGGACCCGCGCGTGGTCGCGGCGCGCCGTCGCCTCACGACGCTGCTCTTCTAG
- a CDS encoding L-serine ammonia-lyase, which produces MSMAASAAGSTTSGTTGDSPAPARPAIGVFDLFTIGIGPSSSHTVGPMRAAAAFTRELADAGLTERVHGLSVDLFGSLAATGRGHGTMLAILLGLEGARPDEIMPADVEAGLARIASGGTLQLGGIRPVSFVEADIVLHPFTRLERHPNGMRFAVTAADGTALLTSTYFSIGGGFIVREGDDAPAELSIPADSLPLPFRTAEQLLRHCDENSLSFSGVMLRNELASRTEEQVRDGLLRIRTAMDECKDSSLSRTGTLPGGLNVHRRAPAWHARLLLEDPDRSPAFWQEWVNLVALAVNEENASGGRVVTAPTNGAAGIIPAVLFYATHYIPGIADASPQQKDDVVVRFLLAAGAVGVLYKEQASISGAEVGCQGEVGSASSMAAAGLAEVMGGTPQQVENAAEIAMEHNLGLTCDPIGGLVQIPCIERNAIAAAKAINAAKMALWGDGTHHVSLDEVIATMRETGRDMDSKYKETSQGGLAVNVVEC; this is translated from the coding sequence ATGTCCATGGCAGCATCGGCAGCAGGCTCGACGACGAGCGGCACGACAGGGGACTCCCCCGCGCCCGCCCGCCCCGCCATCGGCGTCTTCGATCTCTTCACGATCGGCATCGGGCCGTCCAGCTCGCACACCGTCGGCCCCATGCGCGCGGCCGCAGCCTTCACCCGCGAGCTGGCCGACGCCGGCCTCACCGAGCGGGTACACGGTCTCTCGGTCGATCTCTTCGGCTCCCTCGCCGCGACGGGTCGCGGCCACGGCACGATGCTGGCCATCCTGCTGGGGCTCGAGGGTGCCAGGCCCGACGAGATCATGCCAGCTGACGTGGAGGCCGGCCTGGCCCGCATCGCGAGCGGCGGAACCCTGCAACTGGGCGGCATCCGCCCCGTCTCCTTCGTCGAAGCCGACATCGTTCTGCACCCCTTCACGAGGCTCGAGCGTCACCCCAATGGCATGCGCTTCGCCGTCACCGCGGCCGACGGCACGGCGCTTCTCACCTCCACCTATTTCTCGATCGGCGGCGGCTTCATCGTGCGCGAGGGCGACGACGCCCCCGCAGAGCTGTCGATACCCGCCGACTCCCTTCCCCTGCCGTTCCGCACGGCGGAGCAGCTGCTGCGGCACTGCGACGAGAACTCGCTCAGCTTCAGCGGCGTCATGCTGCGCAACGAGCTTGCCTCGCGCACCGAGGAGCAGGTGCGCGACGGCCTTCTGCGCATCCGCACCGCCATGGACGAATGCAAGGACTCCAGCCTCAGCCGCACCGGCACCCTGCCCGGCGGGCTCAACGTGCACCGCAGGGCACCCGCCTGGCACGCACGCCTGCTGCTCGAAGACCCCGACCGCAGCCCCGCCTTCTGGCAGGAATGGGTGAACCTGGTCGCCCTCGCCGTCAACGAGGAGAACGCATCCGGTGGCCGCGTCGTCACCGCACCGACCAACGGCGCCGCCGGCATCATCCCGGCCGTGCTGTTCTACGCGACCCACTACATCCCGGGCATCGCGGATGCCTCACCGCAGCAGAAAGACGATGTGGTCGTTCGCTTTCTGCTCGCCGCCGGCGCCGTCGGCGTGCTCTACAAGGAGCAGGCCTCCATCTCGGGCGCCGAGGTCGGATGCCAGGGCGAGGTCGGCTCCGCCTCATCCATGGCGGCGGCAGGCCTCGCCGAGGTCATGGGCGGCACCCCGCAGCAGGTGGAGAACGCCGCCGAGATCGCCATGGAGCACAATCTGGGCCTGACCTGCGACCCCATCGGCGGGCTCGTTCAGATCCCCTGCATCGAGCGCAATGCGATCGCCGCCGCGAAGGCCATCAACGCCGCCAAGATGGCCCTGTGGGGTGACGGCACCCACCATGTGTCGCTCGACGAGGTCATCGCGACCATGCGCGAGACCGGCCGCGACATGGACTCGAAGTACAAGGAGACCTCGCAGGGAGGCCTCGCAGTCAACGTCGTCGAGTGCTGA
- a CDS encoding alpha-1,4-glucan--maltose-1-phosphate maltosyltransferase, translated as MAAANAKPSQSPARQAGAYQPRAGRIAIRDLTPRQPEDLWPAKAFVGEVVPFGATVFMEGHELLAVELLLTDPDGTQQRHRMSQGAPGTDRWHTEVQLEAPGTWLWSVQASVDAWQTWLHNAEIKIPAGIDAVLMADEGAALLAAASAADPGNTVLMDAAASIAKRSSSPAKRLAAARDPRVAAELEKAHDGTTRRLSTLSLPNTLRVERARAAVGSWYEFFPRSEGAKQRKDGSWKSGTFRTATRRLPAIAGMGFDVVYLPPIHPIGTSYRKGPNNTLDAGPNDPGSPWAIGSPDGGHDAVHPDLGTISDFSAFVAAAKKNGLEIALDLALQCSPDHPWVTEHPEWFTTRVDGSIAYAENPPKKYQDIYPINFDNDPQGLRDEVLRVVEHWIGLGVRIFRVDNPHTKPLRFWEWLLHEVDAKHPGVVFLAEAFTRPAMLRSLAQVGFHQSYTYFTWRNTKLELEEYLAELSHDTSDYLRPNLFVNTPDILTEYLQFGGPAAYKVRAAIAATAAPSWGVYSGYELFEDVARPGSEENIDNEKYEYRPRDWAAAEAEGRSLAPYLATLNKARAEHPALRQLRNLEVHWSDDEAILVYSKHLDGQYVRSGKPDGVIVVANLDPHAVRETMVHLDTTRLGIEPGTPFTVTDLVTKQKFRWGSDNYVRLDPFTEPVHILSVDYSSIGRDSMGGTR; from the coding sequence GTGGCAGCAGCGAACGCGAAACCATCCCAGTCCCCTGCGCGCCAGGCCGGCGCCTACCAGCCGCGCGCCGGGCGGATCGCGATACGCGATCTCACGCCCCGGCAGCCCGAGGACCTCTGGCCCGCCAAGGCCTTCGTCGGCGAGGTCGTGCCCTTCGGCGCGACCGTCTTCATGGAGGGCCACGAACTGCTCGCCGTGGAACTACTGCTCACCGACCCCGACGGCACGCAGCAGAGACACCGGATGTCGCAGGGCGCGCCGGGCACGGATCGCTGGCACACAGAGGTGCAGTTGGAGGCGCCCGGCACCTGGCTGTGGAGTGTGCAGGCCTCCGTCGACGCGTGGCAGACCTGGTTGCACAACGCCGAGATCAAGATTCCTGCCGGGATCGATGCCGTGCTCATGGCGGATGAGGGCGCTGCCCTGCTCGCCGCCGCTTCCGCCGCCGACCCGGGCAATACCGTGCTGATGGATGCGGCAGCCAGCATCGCCAAGCGCTCCAGCAGCCCGGCGAAACGTCTCGCGGCGGCGCGCGACCCCCGAGTGGCCGCCGAGCTCGAGAAGGCCCACGACGGAACCACCCGTCGACTCAGCACGCTCAGCCTGCCGAACACGCTGCGCGTCGAGCGCGCCCGCGCCGCCGTCGGCAGCTGGTACGAGTTCTTCCCGCGCTCCGAGGGGGCCAAACAGCGCAAGGACGGCAGCTGGAAGAGCGGAACCTTCCGCACCGCCACCCGGCGCCTACCCGCTATCGCCGGCATGGGCTTCGACGTCGTCTATCTGCCGCCCATCCATCCCATCGGCACCAGCTATCGCAAGGGCCCGAACAACACACTGGATGCCGGCCCGAACGACCCCGGCTCCCCCTGGGCGATCGGCTCCCCCGATGGCGGCCACGACGCCGTCCATCCCGATCTGGGCACCATCTCCGACTTCAGCGCCTTTGTTGCCGCGGCGAAGAAGAACGGGCTCGAGATCGCGCTCGATCTGGCCCTGCAGTGCTCGCCCGATCACCCCTGGGTCACCGAGCATCCGGAGTGGTTCACCACCCGCGTCGACGGTTCCATCGCCTACGCGGAGAACCCGCCCAAGAAATACCAGGACATCTACCCGATCAACTTCGACAACGACCCGCAGGGTCTGCGCGACGAGGTCCTGCGCGTCGTCGAGCACTGGATCGGCCTGGGCGTGCGCATCTTCCGGGTCGACAACCCGCACACCAAGCCGCTGCGATTCTGGGAGTGGCTGCTGCATGAGGTCGATGCGAAGCATCCGGGCGTCGTCTTCTTGGCGGAGGCCTTCACCCGTCCGGCCATGCTGCGCTCGCTCGCACAGGTGGGCTTCCACCAGTCGTACACATACTTCACGTGGCGCAACACGAAGCTCGAGTTGGAGGAGTACCTCGCCGAGCTGAGCCACGACACGAGCGACTATCTGCGGCCCAATCTCTTCGTCAACACCCCAGACATCCTGACCGAATATCTGCAGTTCGGCGGGCCAGCCGCCTACAAGGTGCGCGCGGCGATCGCGGCGACCGCCGCCCCCAGCTGGGGCGTCTACTCCGGTTACGAACTGTTCGAGGATGTGGCCCGCCCGGGCTCAGAAGAGAACATCGACAACGAGAAATACGAGTACCGACCGCGCGACTGGGCTGCGGCGGAAGCCGAGGGCAGGTCGCTTGCCCCCTACCTGGCCACGCTCAACAAGGCCAGGGCTGAGCATCCGGCGCTCCGGCAGTTGCGCAACCTCGAAGTGCACTGGAGCGACGATGAGGCCATTCTCGTCTACAGCAAGCACCTCGACGGGCAGTACGTGCGCAGCGGAAAGCCCGACGGCGTGATCGTGGTGGCCAATCTCGACCCGCACGCCGTGCGCGAGACAATGGTGCACCTCGACACGACTCGTCTCGGTATCGAGCCCGGAACGCCGTTCACCGTGACCGATCTGGTCACCAAGCAGAAGTTCCGCTGGGGTTCCGACAATTATGTGCGGCTCGACCCCTTCACCGAACCGGTGCACATTCTCAGCGTCGACTACAGCAGCATCGGCCGCGACAGCATGGGAGGCACCCGATGA
- a CDS encoding alternate-type signal peptide domain-containing protein — protein MNKLVKGSIAGAAGIALLLGGAGTLAYWNDSQTLASAGSISSGQLDITAATGSWDKTIAKIVPGDSLTYTGNLSLAVAGDNLKFSVSDNVATLVSAGSITGATVTPTVVVQNASQVVQTPTAGVYKLPAGTYTIKATVAVDFPTSVSGLTGQNQTLNLSTAAVTVQQVQ, from the coding sequence ATGAACAAGCTCGTCAAGGGTTCCATCGCCGGCGCCGCCGGAATCGCCCTCCTCCTCGGTGGCGCGGGAACGCTCGCCTACTGGAACGACTCGCAGACGCTTGCAAGCGCAGGATCGATCTCCTCCGGCCAGCTCGACATCACCGCAGCAACCGGCTCCTGGGACAAGACGATCGCCAAGATCGTCCCCGGAGACAGCCTCACCTACACCGGTAACCTGTCGCTCGCCGTTGCAGGCGACAACCTCAAGTTCTCTGTCAGCGACAACGTCGCGACGCTTGTCTCCGCTGGCAGCATCACGGGCGCCACCGTCACACCCACCGTCGTCGTTCAGAACGCTTCGCAGGTAGTCCAGACGCCCACCGCAGGCGTCTACAAGCTCCCGGCTGGTACCTACACGATCAAGGCCACCGTCGCAGTGGACTTCCCGACCTCCGTGTCGGGCCTCACCGGTCAGAACCAGACGCTCAACCTCTCCACGGCAGCAGTCACGGTCCAGCAGGTCCAGTAG